Proteins encoded by one window of Rhodamnia argentea isolate NSW1041297 chromosome 6, ASM2092103v1, whole genome shotgun sequence:
- the LOC115749416 gene encoding stemmadenine O-acetyltransferase-like translates to MEIAVEITSRETVKPSSPTPDHLRHYRLSFLDQISPPVYNPYVLFYTPQNEGDQFNIDGISSKLKASLSCILAHFYPLAGRLKGNVSVECDDEGVPYSEAIIKCRVSDFTENPDPTELRKLVPFALDAIGETTLGVQFNRFDCGGIAVGICVSHKILDALSLVTFVKMWAAVCHGEEILTPPQFASAELFPPKNISGYEPSIGITRDNIATKRFIFKTDKIETLKARYSKEMDLDQNRPPSRVEALSAFIWSRFARSTGVYSERSKTCAVIHAVNLRTKFDPPLPPHSFGNFYRVAMTFLPMDSGEECYGLVAKMRESVSRIDKGYVERLREGDEHLNFIKQNAEVYLKGELLTMNFTSLCRFPVYESDFGWGNPTWFGSPALTFQNLVVFMDTKSGDGVEAHISLRVEDMAALESDEEFMEFVISPGKEHFSE, encoded by the coding sequence ATGGAGATTGCAGTCGAAATAACCTCCAGAGAGACTGTCAAACCGTCTTCTCCGACCCCGGACCACCTCCGCCACTACCGGCTCTCGTTCCTCGACCAAATCTCCCCGCCAGTCTATAACCCCTATGTCCTCTTCTACACCCCACAAAACGAAGGTGATCAATTCAACATAGATGGTATATCCAGCAAGCTCAAAGCCTCCTTATCTTGCATCCTCGCGCATTTCTACCCCTTGGCGGGCCGCCTCAAAGGCAACGTCTCAGTCGAATGTGATGACGAGGGAGTGCCCTACTCCGAAGCCATCATCAAGTGCCGAGTTTCTGATTTTACCGAGAATCCGGACCCGACAGAGCTAAGGAAGTTGGTTCCTTTCGCTCTTGATGCCATCGGCGAAACAACCCTAGGTGTCCAGTTTAATAGATTCGATTGTGGTGGGATCGCCGTAGGGATATGCGTGTCACACAAGATTTTGGATGCGCTATCGTTGGTCACTTTCGTCAAAATGTGGGCAGCCGTCTGTCACGGTGAAGAGATACTAACGCCTCCTCAATTCGCCTCAGCCGAGCTGTTCCCGCCCAAGAACATATCGGGGTACGAACCGAGCATTGGGATTACCAGAGACAACATAGCTACCAAGAGATTCATTTTCAAAACCGATAAGATAGAGACACTGAAAGCCAGGTATTCCAAAGAAATGGACCTGGACCAAAATCGACCCCCGTCACGCGTCGAGGCTTTATCGGCCTTCATCTGGAGCCGCTTTGCTCGGTCTACAGGGGTCTATTCTGAACGTAGCAAGACATGCGCCGTCATTCACGCGGTGAACTTGCGGACCAAGTTCGACCCTCCGTTACCGCCCCATTCCTTCGGGAACTTCTACCGGGTGGCGATGACTTTCTTGCCCATGGACTCAGGGGAGGAGTGCTACGGGCTCGTGGCCAAAATGAGAGAGAGTGTGAGCAGAATCGACAAGGGGTACGTGGAGAGGCTCCGCGAAGGGGACGAGCACCTGAACTTCATCAAGCAGAATGCCGAGGTGTACCTCAAAGGAGAGCTGCTGACCATGAACTTCACCAGCTTGTGCCGGTTCCCAGTGTACGAGTCCGATTTTGGCTGGGGTAACCCGACATGGTTCGGTTCACCAGCCCTAACTTTCCAGAACCTTGTGGTCTTTATGGACACCAAGTCTGGTGATGGTGTGGAGGCACATATAAGCTTGAGGGTTGAAGACATGGCTGCTTTGGAAAGTGACGAGGAGTTCATGGAATTTGTGATTTCTCCAGGAAAAGAACACTTTTCGGAGTGA
- the LOC115749415 gene encoding stemmadenine O-acetyltransferase-like yields MTMAEVQVEVISKDTIKPSSPTPDHLRHYKLSFLDQIQVPVFMPLALFFPRDDGTSLDEKRSRIKRSLAEALAKFYPLAGRVRDNTYVDCNDEGALYVEARVRCELSDILENPVPRVMNRFFPCELDDVQDLAVAVQVNFFECGGLALSLLISHKVADALSFFTFLNAWAAAARGDPGITDPCFNSSELFPPINLSGFQASTGIVKDNMSTRRFVFDAATIASLREQFADLTNVAAAADQPRRRPTRVEALSSFLWSRYMASTQPIEARGNKIYTVLHAVNLRTRMEPPMSERHFGNISRLAITVPTVDAGGYKIVNQVRDAIKQVNEEYVRKLREGEGHLKSLKDLSSSVSRGEVVSFSFTSLCRFPTYEADFGWGKPAWVGSASLTFKNLIVFMDTKSGDGIEAWVNLKEDDMAKFEQDEELLALVSPSVSAQSGAF; encoded by the exons ATGACAATGGCCGAGGTCCAAGTCGAAGTCATCTCCAAAGACACCATCAAGCCCTCTTCTCCGACCCCGGACCATCTCCGCCATTACAAGCTCTCCTTCCTCGACCAGATACAAGTCCCTGTGTTCATGCCCTTGGCCCTCTTCTTCCCGAGGGATGACGGCACGTCGCTCGATGAGAAACGTAGCCGCATCAAGCGTTCTCTGGCCGAGGCCCTGGCCAAGTTCTACCCTCTCGCTGGTCGGGTCAGAGACAATACCTACGTCGACTGCAACGACGAGGGCGCTTTGTACGTGGAGGCTCGGGTCAGGTGTGAACTCTCGGATATCCTTGAGAACCCGGTCCCTAGGGTGATGAACAGGTTCTTTCCCTGTGAGCTTGACGATGTGCAGGACTTGGCTGTGGCTGTTCAG GTCAACTTCTTCGAGTGCGGTGGCTTAGCCCTCAGCCTTTTGATCTCCCACAAGGTCGCCGACGCCCTCTCCTTCTTCACCTTCCTCAACGCATGGGCCGCTGCTGCCCGTGGCGACCCTGGCATCACCGATCCCTGCTTCAATTCCTCCGAGCTCTTCCCTCCGATCAACCTCTCTGGCTTCCAGGCATCCACTGGCATCGTCAAGGACAACATGTCCACCAGGCGCTTCGTCTTTGACGCTGCCACCATCGCCTCGCTCCGCGAGCAGTTTGCTGACCTGACCAATGTTGCAGCCGCGGCTGACCAGCCACGCCGTCGCCCGACCCGTGTCGAGGCCCTGTCGTCCTTCCTCTGGAGCCGCTACATGGCGAGCACGCAGCCAATCGAAGCCAGAGGGAACAAGATCTACACTGTGCTCCATGCAGTGAATCTTCGGACAAGGATGGAGCCGCCGATGTCGGAGCGCCACTTCGGCAACATCAGTAGGTTGGCGATCACGGTGCCGACCGTGGACGCCGGAGGCTACAAGATAGTCAATCAG GTGAGGGACGCAATCAAGCAGGTGAATGAGGAGTACGTTAGGAAACTCCGGGAAGGGGAGGGCCACCTGAAGTCACTGAAAGATCTGTCGTCAAGTGTCTCGCGAGGCGAGGTGGTGTCTTTCAGCTTCACGAGCCTGTGCCGGTTTCCGACGTACGAGGCGGACTTTGGGTGGGGAAAGCCTGCCTGGGTCGGGTCGGCGAGCCTCACTTTCAAGAACCTGATCGTCTTCATGGACACCAAGTCCGGCGACGGCATCGAGGCCTGGGTCAACCTCAAGGAGGACGACATGGCCAAGTTCGAGCAGGATGAGGAGTTGCTGGCGCTCGTCTCGCCTTCCGTGAGCGCCCAAAGCGGTGCGTTTTAG